In Novosphingobium sp. RL4, the sequence CTGCGCACCCAGCCGATCCTCTCCTCGTCCCGTTCCGCCACGAAGGATTTCGAGTGGCACGGCGTGCAAATCCGCAAGGGCGACACGTTCGCCTGCCTCAATCCTTCCGGCAACTTCGATCCCGCGCGATTCGACGATCCGCGAACCTTCGATCCCGAACGCAAGGCGAACCGCCATTTCACCTTTGTCGGCGGGGTCCATATCTGTCTTGGCGCCCATCTCGCCCGGCGCGAGCTTCGGCTGCTGCTGGAGGAATGGTTCACGCGCATTCCCGAATTCCGGGTCAAGCCCGGCGCGGATACGGCGGTGTTTCCGGGGCTGCTCTCGATCCGCAACCTGCCGATCGTCTGGGACGCACCGTAACGAAAAAGGGCAGGAGACCGCCGCCTCCCGCCCCTGTTTTTCCGGTTCCTAGCGTCCGAGCAGGTTTCGCGCCTGGCTGGCGATCTGGGCCAGCATGGCCGGGCTCAGCGGCACGGTGTTCTCCGCACGCTGGACCATCGAGCGGAAAGTCTGGATCGCGGCGATATGTGCGCGGCCCCATTCCTCGGCCGCCGCCGCCGGGTCGGACTTGCCCGACTTCGTGCGCGCCAGACGCTTGAGGAAGTCGAGCCGCATCTGCTGGAAGTCCCGGGCGAGGCCGGCGACGAGCAGGCGTTCCCATGGGTCCGACGGGTTCATGATCGTGGCGCTGGCCTGCGCCCAGTCAAGCCCCAGTCCGGCGCCGATGCGGGTGAAGGCCCCCACCAGCCGGCGCGCGTCGATCCCGGTCTCGGCGGCGAGATCGGCGATGCCCACCGCTCCGTCGAGGTCGTAGAGATTGGAGACCAGCGCCGCCTCTTCTTCCGGAGCCCCGAGTTCGAGCAGGCCCGCACGCAGCTTCCTGGAATGCACGACGATGCGTTCGCCGAGCAGTTCATGCGTATCCACCGACAGCGCGGCGACCGGGGCACCGATGCGTTCGAGCAGTTCGGCCGGCGGAACCTGTCCGGCTCCGGCGCGCAGCAGGTCGGCCATGTGGCCGCGCACGACGCCCGCCGTGCGGTCGAACAGCGCAATACGCGCGTCTTCCGACATCGGTGCGACTTCGAGACGCTCCCACAGCACGTCGAGATCGAACAACTTCACCGCCAGTGCGAACGCTGCGGCAACCTGCGACAGGTCAGCGCCCTCTTCCTCGGCCAGTTCGAAGGGATGGACGATGCCGAGCCGGTTGACGATCCGATTGGCCAGCTTGGTCGCGATGATCTCACCGGCGAGGCGATGGCCTTCGATGAACCGGGCATACTTCGCCTGCATCGGCTGCGGGAACGCCGCGAGCAGCATCGGCTGGAGCGTGGCGTCGGTAGCGAGGTCGGAGGCCTCGATCGCGGCTTGCAGCACCAGCTTGCCGCTCGAGAGCAGCACCGCGAGTTCGGGACGGGTCAACCCGCGCCCGTCCTGTGCGCGGCGGCCCAGCGCTTCGTTGTCGGCCAGCCCTTCGGTCTTGCGATCAAGGTTGCCGCCTTCTTCCAGCGTCTCGATCAGGCGGATGTGCGAAGGCATCGCAGTGGCCCCGCCGCGCTCGGCGATCGAGAGCGCCAGCGCCTGGAGACGGTTGTCCTCCAGCACCAGTTCGGCAACCTCGTCAGTCATCTCGCGCAGCAGTTCGACGCGCTCTTCCTCGGTGAGCCTGTCGGCCCGCTTGGCGGCGGCCAGCGCGATCTTGATGTTGACCTCGTTGTCCGAACAATCAACGCCCGCCGAGTTATCGATGAAGTCGGTGTTGATCCGCCCGCCGCGCGAAGCGAATTCGATGCGCGCGGCCTGGGTGACGCCGAGGTTGGCGCCCTCCCCGATCACGCGCACGCGCAGTTCGTTGGCGCTGACGCGCAGCGCGTCGTTGGCCGGATCGCCCACGGTGGCGTTGTTCTCGCCCGAGGACTTCACGTAAGTGCCGATGCCGCCGAACCACAACAGGTCGACCGGCGCCCAGAGGATCGCCGAGATCAGCGATTCCGGGTCCAGTTCCGTCGCCTCGATACCAAGCGCCTCGCGCACCTCGTTCGTCAAGGTAATCGATTTAGACTTGCGCGAGAACACGCCGCCGCCCTGCGAAATCAGGGCCTTGTCGTAATCGTCCCAGCTCGAATGCGGCAGGTCGAACATGCGCTTGCGCTCGGCCCAGCTCTTTGCCGCATCCGGGTCGGGATCGAGGAAGATATGGCGGTGATCGAAGGCGGCCACCACCTTGAGCGACTTCGAGAGCAGCATGCCGTTGCCGAACACGTCGCCGGACATGTCGCCGCAGCCGATCACGCGGACCGGGTCGCTCTGCACGTCGACGCCCATTTCAAGGAAGTGGCGCTGCACCGAAAGCCACGCGCCGCGCGCGGTAATGCCCATGGCCTTGTGGTCATAACCGTTGGAGCCGCCGCTGGCGAAAGCGTCGTCGAGCCAGAAGTCGCGCGATTCGGCGATGCCGTTGGCCACGTCGGAGAACTTGGCCGTTCCCTTGTCGGCCGCGACCACGAAGTAGGGATCCTCGCCGTCGAGGATCACCACCGCCTCGGGATGGACCACCTTGTCCGCCACGATATTGTCGGTGATCGACAGCAGGGTGCCGATGAACACCTCGTAACTCGCCTGCCCCTCGGCCGCCCAGCCGGCGCGGTCGAGGGTAGGGTCGGGCAGCTGCTTGGGATAGAAGCCGCCCTTGGCGCCGGTCGGCACGATGACAGCGTTCTTCACGCGCTGCGCCTTCATCAGTCCGAGGATTTCGGTGCGATAGTCGTCCCGGCGATCGGACCAGCGAAGGCCGCCGCGCGCAACCGGCCCGGCGCGCAGGTGAATGCCCTCGACCCGGCGCGAATAGACGAAGATCTCGCGCCACGGCAGCGGCTTGGGCAGCCCCGGAACCAGCGCGGAATCGAGCTTGAAGGCCAGCGCGACTTGCGCCGCGGGCGCGAAGGCATTGGTGCGCAGCATGGCGATGACGACATCGCGGAAAGCGCGCAGCACGCGGTCGTCGTTGATGGCGCTGACATTGGCAAGGCCCGCACGGATCGCCTCCTGCGCCTGTGCCTTGGCCTGCGCGCGATCTCCCTTGAAGGCAGGATCGTGAATGCCGCGGAACAGATCGACGATACCCAGCGTGACCGCCGGTGCGCCAAGAAGAGCATCGACCACAGTGCCGATCCCGAAATGCATGCCTGCCTGCCGCAAGTAGCGATACCAGGCGCGCAGCCAGTCCGCCTCACGCTTGGACAGGCCGAGCCCGGGGACGAGACGGTTGAAAGGATCGTTCTCGGCAAGGTTATTGAGCACGCCGGCCAGGGCGTCCTCGATCATCGGCGCCAGCTTGAGCACTTCGCGCACTTCGCTACCGGACGGCAGCGCGAGCGTGAAATCATGGATCGTGCCGATCCGGCCCTTGTCGAGCGGAGTAGGCATCTCGGCGAGCACGCGGAAGCCGAAATTCTCCAGCGCGGGCACGGCATCGGACAGCGGCAAACTGCCTTCGGCCTGGTAGATCTTGAGGCGAAGCTGCGGCGCCTCGCCGCCATCGTGCTGATAGAGGCGCACCCCGCGGCTGCCGCGCAAGTCGGTGCCGGCATCGCCCACCACGAGACCGCGCATATGCGCAATGTCGAGCGCGGCTTCGGCCGGGCCATAATCGCTGCGATAGGCCATCGGGAAGGCATCGGCATAGCGCGTGGCGATTGCGGCGGCACGGCCCGGCTCCAGCGTCTGGGCAAGTGCGGCCTCGACCGCCTCGCCCCAGCCGCGCAGCATGACTTGCAAGCGGCGATCGAGCGCCTCTTCGTCAAGCACCTGGGCGCCGTCGCGAATATCGACCGTATAGCGCAGCATGGCAAGGTTGCCCGCCTCGACGCTGAGCGACCAGTCCAGCGTCGGCGCTTGCGCGGCTTCCTCGATCATTGCCTGAATGCGCTTGCGCATCTGCGTGGAGAGCGTGTCGCGCGCGATCCAGACGAAGGCGAACAGGTGGCGCGAGAGCGGCGAAGTGGTAACGACCAGACGCGGACGCGGCCGGTCCACCAGCGCGGTCATCGTCGTCGCCAAGCGCTCGACGTCAGCCTCGCCGAAGCCGAGAACCAGATCGTGCGGCAGGCTGGTCATGGCATGGGCCAGCGCCTTGCCGGTATGGCCACCCGGATCGAAGCCGAGCTTGGCGCCCAGACCTGCCAGCAGGCGGCGCAAGCGCGGAACCCGGTCAGGCGCTGCCGCGAGCGCGGCGCTCGTCCACATGCCCGCGTGAACCGAAAGCGCGATCAGCTTCCCGTCCTCGATCACCGGCACCAGGAACAGGTCGAACGGCACGCGGCGGTGCACGGTGGCGATGACATTGGCCTTGATGACCATCGGCGAACGCACCTCGCCCGCTGCGAGCTGGGCATCGAACACCGCAAAAGCGCGATCGTAGCTGGCATCCGACAGGAGATCGCGCGCGTCGCGCTTGCACACGCCGAGCAGGTCGGCATGCGTCCCGTCGCGGTAGCGGGTTACATGGCCGAGCTGGGTCAGCATACCGCCGGCGAACCAGCGCAGCAGTTCCGCGCCTTCGCTGTCGTCCACGCGGTCGGCATCGGCGTCCATCGCCTCGACCATGCGGGGCCAGTCCGCAACGGCAACACGCACATCGGCCAGCGTGGTTTCCAGCGCCGCCTGGAGATCCCGGCGCTGCCGCGCATCGATGCGGTCGGTCTCGATGTAGATCATCGATTCGCGGCGCGTACCGGCCGTTGCGGCATCGGGCAGCGCGGCCAGTTCACCCTGGGCATCGCGTTCGACGAACACGACGGGATGGGCCAGGCGATCGATGACGAGCCCTGCCTCGGCAACCGCTGCCGCCACTGAATCCACCAGGAACGGCATGTCGTCGTTGACGAGCGCGATGCGCAGATAACGCCGCTCCTCGTTCTCCGAAGCGATGTCGATCACCGCCTTGCCGGGCTCACGGTGCGCAGCAAGCGCGAGCAGCACATGCGCCGCTTCTTCAACCCAGGCACTGCCATCGGGCGTGTCGCTCGCCACATCGCCGGGCAGCAGCGAATCGCGAATGCGCGCAGCCAGCGCCGGTTGCAGCGCGGAAGCCTTCCGTCCGGCTTTGGATCGGGTCTTGGGGGCGGCGGTCAGATCGTCTGCGCTCATTGCATTCTCCCGCAAATCAACGGCATGCGGCAACTGCGCGTTTCGCGGCGCGTCAGCTGCCCCACGACAAATATAGGGCCGGTCGTGCGATCCGGCATCCACCGCCAGCCCTTTTTTGGCAAGGGTAGCGGTGTAGCCTTTCCGGTGATGCGACCTTGCACCACAGCAGCCCGAAGCGACCGGCCGGTCTGTTCGGCGTTAGGCGGAGTTGTAACGCCATTTCCCTATCGCGCAATATTCGTTTAACCGCGCGAAATTGAATAATTTGCATCTGGAAGACGAACGCTCCGCCGGTATCACTCGAGAGAGGCGTTCCGGCCACTCAGCCGCAGCTTGAGGAAAGGTGCGAATGTCCCGCCGAACCGCGCGCGCCCTTGGGGCTTGGCAAGGGCGTTCGGATCGTC encodes:
- a CDS encoding NAD-glutamate dehydrogenase domain-containing protein, producing the protein MSADDLTAAPKTRSKAGRKASALQPALAARIRDSLLPGDVASDTPDGSAWVEEAAHVLLALAAHREPGKAVIDIASENEERRYLRIALVNDDMPFLVDSVAAAVAEAGLVIDRLAHPVVFVERDAQGELAALPDAATAGTRRESMIYIETDRIDARQRRDLQAALETTLADVRVAVADWPRMVEAMDADADRVDDSEGAELLRWFAGGMLTQLGHVTRYRDGTHADLLGVCKRDARDLLSDASYDRAFAVFDAQLAAGEVRSPMVIKANVIATVHRRVPFDLFLVPVIEDGKLIALSVHAGMWTSAALAAAPDRVPRLRRLLAGLGAKLGFDPGGHTGKALAHAMTSLPHDLVLGFGEADVERLATTMTALVDRPRPRLVVTTSPLSRHLFAFVWIARDTLSTQMRKRIQAMIEEAAQAPTLDWSLSVEAGNLAMLRYTVDIRDGAQVLDEEALDRRLQVMLRGWGEAVEAALAQTLEPGRAAAIATRYADAFPMAYRSDYGPAEAALDIAHMRGLVVGDAGTDLRGSRGVRLYQHDGGEAPQLRLKIYQAEGSLPLSDAVPALENFGFRVLAEMPTPLDKGRIGTIHDFTLALPSGSEVREVLKLAPMIEDALAGVLNNLAENDPFNRLVPGLGLSKREADWLRAWYRYLRQAGMHFGIGTVVDALLGAPAVTLGIVDLFRGIHDPAFKGDRAQAKAQAQEAIRAGLANVSAINDDRVLRAFRDVVIAMLRTNAFAPAAQVALAFKLDSALVPGLPKPLPWREIFVYSRRVEGIHLRAGPVARGGLRWSDRRDDYRTEILGLMKAQRVKNAVIVPTGAKGGFYPKQLPDPTLDRAGWAAEGQASYEVFIGTLLSITDNIVADKVVHPEAVVILDGEDPYFVVAADKGTAKFSDVANGIAESRDFWLDDAFASGGSNGYDHKAMGITARGAWLSVQRHFLEMGVDVQSDPVRVIGCGDMSGDVFGNGMLLSKSLKVVAAFDHRHIFLDPDPDAAKSWAERKRMFDLPHSSWDDYDKALISQGGGVFSRKSKSITLTNEVREALGIEATELDPESLISAILWAPVDLLWFGGIGTYVKSSGENNATVGDPANDALRVSANELRVRVIGEGANLGVTQAARIEFASRGGRINTDFIDNSAGVDCSDNEVNIKIALAAAKRADRLTEEERVELLREMTDEVAELVLEDNRLQALALSIAERGGATAMPSHIRLIETLEEGGNLDRKTEGLADNEALGRRAQDGRGLTRPELAVLLSSGKLVLQAAIEASDLATDATLQPMLLAAFPQPMQAKYARFIEGHRLAGEIIATKLANRIVNRLGIVHPFELAEEEGADLSQVAAAFALAVKLFDLDVLWERLEVAPMSEDARIALFDRTAGVVRGHMADLLRAGAGQVPPAELLERIGAPVAALSVDTHELLGERIVVHSRKLRAGLLELGAPEEEAALVSNLYDLDGAVGIADLAAETGIDARRLVGAFTRIGAGLGLDWAQASATIMNPSDPWERLLVAGLARDFQQMRLDFLKRLARTKSGKSDPAAAAEEWGRAHIAAIQTFRSMVQRAENTVPLSPAMLAQIASQARNLLGR